The Leadbettera azotonutricia ZAS-9 genome has a window encoding:
- a CDS encoding DUF2225 domain-containing protein, producing MKYEERDIKVSFQSKEEYVCPVCETSFHREELLSGSGRLIAGALTDELHRLYEPSAKYGYVYPLAYTATVCPECWFASDQKDFPSLPHSEKDKAFDERERRVAETRLIFPDLDFHNNRDLVAGAASQYLTTRCYDFYPKEFSPTIKQAIASLRTGWLLEEMENKFPGQHYDWLALLFKKKAMFFYNEAIRREQSGKETLSGLKVFGPDTDKNYAYEGALYLSALLKFKYGFQDNLQLRAPALDEAKRTIAKIFGVGKSSKSKPGPLLEHARNLYDKISKELNETDE from the coding sequence GTGAAATATGAAGAACGGGATATAAAAGTTTCTTTTCAATCCAAGGAAGAATACGTCTGCCCTGTCTGCGAAACTTCATTTCACCGCGAGGAACTCCTCTCGGGTTCGGGCCGCCTCATTGCGGGGGCATTAACCGATGAGCTTCACCGCCTCTACGAACCTTCCGCAAAATACGGCTATGTGTACCCCCTTGCCTATACGGCAACGGTTTGCCCCGAATGCTGGTTCGCTTCGGATCAGAAGGATTTTCCTTCCCTCCCCCATTCAGAAAAGGACAAAGCTTTTGACGAACGGGAAAGGCGCGTGGCTGAAACCAGGCTCATATTCCCGGATCTTGATTTTCATAACAACCGGGACCTTGTTGCAGGGGCAGCTTCCCAGTATTTAACTACCCGGTGCTACGATTTTTATCCCAAGGAATTTTCTCCCACCATCAAGCAGGCCATCGCTTCTTTAAGGACAGGCTGGCTTCTGGAAGAGATGGAGAATAAATTCCCCGGCCAGCATTACGACTGGCTCGCCCTGCTTTTTAAAAAGAAGGCTATGTTTTTTTACAACGAGGCCATACGCCGCGAGCAGTCGGGAAAAGAAACCCTCTCGGGTCTTAAGGTGTTCGGCCCTGATACAGACAAAAACTACGCCTATGAGGGCGCCCTCTATCTTTCGGCCCTGCTTAAATTCAAATACGGCTTTCAGGACAATCTCCAGCTCAGGGCGCCTGCCCTGGACGAAGCAAAACGCACCATTGCGAAAATTTTCGGCGTAGGGAAATCGTCAAAAAGCAAGCCCGGCCCTCTCCTAGAACATGCCAGGAACCTCTATGACAAAATCTCCAAAGAACTGAATGAAACGGATGAATGA
- a CDS encoding holo-ACP synthase: MIAGIGVDVVHVSRMERWRLTAGLLERYFHPGELGDALSRGNGADLSLAARFAAKEALGKALGTGLAGIVLKDINVKNRHNGQPEIEVTGTALAALEKIGASRVHLSLTHERDNAIAMVVLETDRD, translated from the coding sequence ATGATAGCCGGCATCGGGGTGGATGTGGTTCATGTGAGCCGCATGGAAAGATGGCGTCTAACAGCCGGCCTTTTGGAGCGCTACTTTCACCCAGGCGAGCTGGGGGATGCCCTTTCCAGGGGCAATGGCGCGGATCTTTCTTTGGCTGCCCGCTTTGCCGCCAAGGAAGCCCTGGGAAAGGCCCTGGGGACAGGTCTCGCAGGGATAGTGCTAAAAGACATAAATGTGAAAAACCGGCATAACGGCCAGCCTGAAATAGAAGTGACGGGAACAGCCCTTGCCGCCCTCGAAAAAATCGGAGCCTCCAGAGTCCATCTTTCGCTTACCCATGAGCGGGATAACGCCATTGCCATGGTTGTTTTGGAAACAGATCGGGATTAG
- a CDS encoding metal-dependent transcriptional regulator, whose product MTQSLEDYLEMVSFLADEGEVRVTDIAARLDVSKPSVLTALKILEDQSLIKHEHYGLVTLTKTGVARAAEIRERHSLLTNFLHNIVGVSGETAEKDACKMEHLLSDETLKKIKALVKNASVEKSA is encoded by the coding sequence ATGACTCAGTCGCTTGAAGATTATTTGGAAATGGTCAGTTTTCTCGCAGATGAAGGGGAAGTCCGGGTAACCGATATTGCTGCCCGCCTTGATGTAAGCAAGCCTTCGGTGCTCACAGCCTTAAAAATCCTGGAAGATCAGAGCCTTATAAAACATGAACACTACGGCCTGGTCACGCTCACAAAAACCGGTGTTGCCAGGGCTGCCGAAATACGGGAGCGCCACAGCCTCCTCACCAACTTTCTCCACAATATCGTAGGCGTAAGCGGCGAAACAGCCGAGAAAGACGCCTGCAAAATGGAGCATCTCCTCTCGGACGAGACCCTTAAAAAAATAAAAGCCCTGGTAAAGAACGCCAGCGTAGAGAAATCCGCCTGA
- a CDS encoding CdaR family protein gives MNTRKLLAKATENWPAKVISIGLAIILFIFHRMSTLEERFFTVPLNIEVKGNLIPSSPYPRMVRITLRGDANSIYPILEDDIEAFINLSRYEAPGDYKAAVQIRKNGTALGIEPLEVNVDPTDISVSLDHKISKFVPLTASLRGNVAQGYVLNSHSLNPTQVIIDGPSQLIGNISELSTEAIDLEGRAGDFTVMANILNRDPLIVIRGNGITEFHGIVSHIVPVRNVTDIPIRILNLDDEFSGELDIRAGSVHLEGTNQDELNRFSISEGFFTVDCSGIERPGSYTLNVAPAAIPENLSFSFEPRTLTILVSPKAAAPQEGNE, from the coding sequence TTGAACACTAGGAAACTTCTTGCCAAGGCAACAGAGAATTGGCCGGCCAAAGTCATCTCCATAGGGTTGGCAATAATTCTTTTTATATTTCACCGCATGAGCACCCTTGAAGAGCGTTTTTTTACCGTGCCCCTCAATATTGAAGTGAAGGGCAACCTTATACCTTCAAGCCCATACCCCCGCATGGTGCGCATAACCCTCAGGGGCGATGCCAACAGTATTTATCCTATATTGGAGGATGATATCGAAGCCTTTATAAACCTGAGCCGTTACGAGGCTCCCGGGGATTACAAGGCTGCAGTGCAGATACGAAAAAACGGGACGGCCCTCGGCATAGAGCCTCTTGAAGTCAATGTTGATCCCACAGACATTTCGGTTTCCCTGGATCACAAGATAAGCAAATTCGTGCCCCTTACCGCGAGCCTCAGGGGCAATGTCGCGCAAGGCTATGTTTTGAATTCCCATTCGCTGAACCCCACCCAGGTAATCATAGACGGCCCCTCCCAGCTTATAGGGAATATATCCGAGCTTTCCACGGAGGCCATCGATCTTGAAGGCAGGGCCGGGGACTTTACGGTGATGGCGAATATACTGAACCGCGATCCCCTCATTGTGATCCGGGGCAACGGGATCACCGAATTCCACGGCATAGTTTCGCACATTGTCCCTGTGCGCAATGTCACCGATATCCCCATCCGGATTTTGAACCTTGACGATGAATTTTCGGGGGAGCTCGATATCAGGGCGGGGAGCGTGCACCTTGAAGGGACTAACCAGGACGAGCTTAACCGGTTCAGCATCTCTGAGGGTTTTTTCACAGTCGATTGCTCCGGCATCGAAAGGCCCGGTTCCTATACTCTCAATGTGGCGCCCGCTGCGATACCTGAAAACCTCAGCTTTAGTTTTGAGCCCAGGACCCTTACCATTCTTGTAAGCCCAAAAGCCGCTGCGCCCCAGGAAGGCAATGAATGA
- a CDS encoding ATP-dependent helicase, with protein sequence MIAKLNIEAELNGPQLRAVTAIEGPVLIIAGAGSGKTRVITYRIAHMLEKGIPQSSILALTFTNKAAREMESRVKELTGKKLQALTVSTFHAFGVKVLREEIETLGYRKNFSIYDESDQNKLVKECLRDCKISSDGVDLYNLQQLFSNIKIGRLEWGTADGSGRFADTVWRPVYDEYQNSLKIYNALDFDDLLTAPIQLFEEHPEILGKYRQKYRYIMVDEFQDTSLIQYRLMKLLANKGNEKANICVVGDDDQSIYSWRGASYENLIRFEKDFPGTLEIKLEQNYRSTTTILEAANGVISNNTNRKEKKLWSGMDGGKPIELFYPINESAEAEFIAEQIKKMRFEDRLKFDDFGVLIRTNNQIDVIEEAFLGENIPCKISGGKSFFDREEIKDILSYLRVVANPDDDVNLLRIINTPRRGIGKASISSISEIAKRNRSSLWESLGRWQLAKDHGQESLFQEHSTEAKGRGFPPEHSKGEIGGFISLIEGLRENMLGKRDLSAKVKAMVETINYWGHLITEYNKDEKKAHWKYANITYLIQMIENWENDPDNLDKSLYAYLNRISLLGRADGDGEADKGKVSLMTIHASKGLEFPVVFIAGAEDGIIPHERSIEDGPGQDSFDPIEEERRLFYVAITRARDKLYITSCQQRKRRQDVITRVPSPFLQEIPAHLIWYHEKEKEPDAQATENFFARMKEQFN encoded by the coding sequence TTGATTGCTAAACTCAACATCGAAGCAGAACTCAACGGCCCCCAGCTCCGGGCGGTTACCGCCATTGAAGGGCCGGTACTCATAATTGCAGGGGCGGGGTCCGGCAAGACCAGGGTTATTACCTACCGCATTGCCCACATGCTGGAAAAGGGAATTCCGCAGTCCAGTATTTTGGCCCTTACCTTTACCAATAAGGCGGCCCGTGAAATGGAAAGCCGGGTAAAAGAGCTGACAGGAAAAAAATTGCAGGCTCTCACGGTTAGCACTTTTCATGCCTTTGGAGTAAAAGTACTAAGGGAAGAAATTGAAACCCTTGGGTACAGAAAAAATTTTTCCATTTACGATGAATCGGATCAGAACAAGCTTGTAAAGGAATGCCTCAGGGACTGCAAAATTTCAAGCGATGGCGTGGACCTTTACAATTTGCAGCAGCTTTTTTCCAATATAAAAATAGGCCGCCTTGAATGGGGTACCGCAGACGGCTCGGGCCGCTTTGCAGACACAGTGTGGCGGCCTGTGTACGATGAATACCAGAACAGCCTTAAAATATACAACGCTCTGGACTTTGATGATCTTCTTACGGCGCCTATACAGCTTTTTGAAGAGCACCCTGAGATTCTCGGAAAGTACCGTCAAAAGTACCGCTACATCATGGTGGACGAATTCCAGGACACCAGTTTAATTCAATACCGGCTTATGAAGCTTCTGGCAAATAAGGGTAATGAAAAAGCCAATATCTGCGTGGTGGGGGATGACGATCAATCCATCTATTCCTGGCGCGGCGCAAGCTACGAAAACCTCATACGCTTTGAAAAGGATTTCCCCGGCACACTGGAAATTAAGCTGGAACAGAATTACCGCTCCACCACCACCATCCTGGAAGCCGCCAACGGGGTCATCTCCAACAACACGAACCGCAAAGAAAAAAAGCTCTGGTCAGGAATGGACGGCGGCAAACCCATTGAGCTTTTCTACCCCATCAACGAAAGCGCCGAAGCGGAATTTATCGCCGAGCAAATCAAAAAGATGCGTTTTGAGGATCGCCTTAAATTCGATGACTTCGGGGTGCTTATCAGGACCAATAATCAAATCGATGTCATTGAAGAAGCATTCCTTGGAGAAAACATCCCCTGCAAGATTTCGGGAGGCAAAAGCTTTTTTGATCGTGAAGAAATAAAGGACATACTCTCGTACCTCAGGGTGGTTGCCAATCCCGATGACGATGTGAACCTCCTGCGCATCATCAATACGCCCAGGCGGGGCATAGGCAAGGCATCCATATCGTCTATCTCCGAAATCGCAAAACGGAACCGCTCTTCCCTCTGGGAAAGCCTTGGCCGCTGGCAGCTTGCAAAAGATCACGGCCAGGAAAGTCTCTTCCAGGAACATTCCACCGAGGCCAAGGGCCGAGGTTTCCCTCCGGAACACAGCAAGGGCGAAATCGGGGGCTTTATAAGCCTCATCGAAGGTCTGCGGGAAAACATGCTGGGCAAAAGGGATCTTTCAGCTAAGGTCAAGGCGATGGTGGAAACCATCAATTACTGGGGCCACCTTATCACCGAATATAACAAGGATGAAAAAAAAGCCCACTGGAAATACGCCAACATCACCTATCTTATTCAGATGATAGAAAACTGGGAAAACGATCCTGACAACCTGGACAAAAGCCTTTATGCCTACCTCAACCGCATAAGCCTCCTTGGCAGGGCCGATGGAGACGGGGAAGCTGACAAGGGCAAGGTGAGCCTCATGACCATACATGCCAGCAAGGGCCTGGAATTTCCGGTGGTGTTTATCGCAGGGGCCGAGGACGGCATAATCCCCCACGAAAGGAGCATTGAAGACGGACCGGGCCAGGACAGCTTCGACCCCATAGAAGAAGAGCGGCGGCTTTTTTATGTGGCTATCACCAGAGCCAGGGACAAGCTCTACATCACTTCCTGCCAGCAACGGAAACGCCGCCAGGATGTCATAACCAGGGTCCCTTCCCCCTTTCTCCAGGAAATTCCCGCCCATCTCATCTGGTACCACGAGAAAGAAAAAGAGCCCGATGCCCAGGCAACGGAAAATTTCTTTGCCCGTATGAAGGAACAATTCAATTGA
- a CDS encoding 16S rRNA methyltransferase: MLAALSLRLPQKGIVLDACAAPGGKSLVMASRMNKETSLLCNELSAERRRRLVNVLDGHLDIEKRGRVKVSGFDTAAQGGRKSEHGRFGAILLDAPCSSERHVINDETALAKWTSARPRSLARRQWALLSSCFLMLEPGGSLVYATCALGEEENDGVLARLFEKYGSEIIADDPDIAEGEKTAHGRLILPDKDNGMGPMYVARIRKKVVDP, from the coding sequence GTGCTTGCAGCCCTGTCCCTCCGGCTGCCCCAAAAGGGCATCGTCCTCGATGCCTGCGCGGCCCCAGGGGGGAAGAGCCTCGTCATGGCTTCGCGCATGAATAAAGAAACAAGCCTCCTCTGCAATGAGCTTTCGGCCGAGAGGAGGCGGAGGCTTGTTAATGTGCTGGACGGGCATCTTGATATTGAAAAGCGCGGCAGGGTAAAAGTCTCCGGTTTTGACACGGCGGCCCAGGGGGGCAGGAAAAGCGAGCATGGCCGGTTCGGCGCCATACTCCTTGACGCCCCCTGCTCAAGCGAGCGCCACGTTATCAACGACGAAACTGCCCTTGCCAAGTGGACAAGCGCCCGCCCCCGTTCCCTCGCGCGGCGTCAGTGGGCATTGCTCTCTTCCTGCTTCCTCATGCTCGAACCGGGCGGCTCCCTAGTGTATGCCACCTGCGCCCTTGGGGAAGAAGAAAACGACGGCGTGCTCGCGCGGCTGTTTGAAAAGTACGGCAGCGAAATTATTGCCGATGACCCTGATATTGCCGAAGGCGAAAAAACCGCCCATGGACGCCTTATACTGCCGGACAAAGACAACGGCATGGGGCCCATGTATGTCGCAAGAATCAGAAAAAAGGTTGTTGATCCATAA
- the truA gene encoding tRNA pseudouridine(38-40) synthase TruA, translating into MPRNIKLLIAYDGTDFSGWQRQAGRRTVQGEIEKSLGKVHKESVNLTGSGRTDAGVHAAGQVANFLTTIDSMEARRFVPALNRILPEDVRILEAAEAGEDFHSRYDAKSRTYRYNIIPGSAFPWELRYAWQLWRQPRIAVLNEFASFIRGEFDCSVFAVPGDKSISRSRYISGASFFYEGGRLVFEITANAFLWKMVRSIVGTLLYYEEKGLGPQSFVEILASKNRSLAGPTAPPQGLFLWKIDYYRL; encoded by the coding sequence ATGCCCCGGAATATTAAACTTTTAATTGCCTACGATGGAACTGATTTTTCAGGCTGGCAGAGACAAGCGGGACGCCGGACTGTTCAAGGCGAAATTGAAAAGTCCCTTGGGAAAGTCCATAAGGAAAGCGTGAACCTTACGGGGTCCGGACGCACCGATGCAGGGGTTCACGCCGCAGGCCAGGTTGCCAATTTCCTTACAACTATCGATAGCATGGAAGCCAGACGTTTTGTGCCTGCCCTGAACCGCATACTCCCGGAGGATGTGCGTATTTTGGAAGCCGCCGAAGCGGGGGAAGATTTCCATTCCCGCTATGACGCCAAAAGCCGTACCTACAGGTATAATATTATTCCGGGCAGCGCCTTCCCCTGGGAACTCCGCTATGCATGGCAGCTTTGGCGCCAGCCCCGCATCGCCGTTCTCAATGAATTCGCTTCTTTCATCCGGGGGGAATTCGACTGCTCAGTTTTTGCGGTGCCCGGGGACAAGAGCATTTCCCGCAGCCGCTATATTTCGGGGGCCTCTTTTTTTTACGAAGGAGGCAGGCTCGTTTTTGAAATTACCGCCAATGCGTTTTTGTGGAAAATGGTGCGCTCGATAGTGGGCACTCTGCTTTACTACGAGGAGAAGGGTCTCGGCCCGCAATCCTTTGTCGAAATCCTCGCGTCAAAAAACCGCAGCCTTGCAGGCCCTACTGCCCCGCCGCAGGGACTTTTTTTGTGGAAGATTGATTATTACCGCTTGTAA
- the rdgB gene encoding RdgB/HAM1 family non-canonical purine NTP pyrophosphatase, translated as MTIWFATGNTHKKAELAAILGDHTIKIPSEAGISFDPEETGSTFLENALIKARALYHLVKEPVIADDSGICVDALGGKPGIYSARYGSGNGQKLDDSERNTLLLKELGDTPLRSARFVCSMVLLFSEDRFFAAQETLEGEIVTSLENAKGKGGFGYDPILRLQELDRTVAELGAEEKNRLSHRGKAGQAIAGILAEMTISS; from the coding sequence ATGACTATTTGGTTTGCCACAGGAAACACCCACAAAAAAGCGGAGCTTGCCGCCATATTGGGGGATCACACCATCAAAATTCCTTCGGAAGCGGGAATAAGCTTTGATCCTGAAGAAACTGGTTCCACCTTCCTCGAAAACGCCCTTATCAAGGCTCGCGCGCTTTACCATCTGGTTAAAGAGCCGGTGATCGCCGACGACTCGGGAATTTGCGTGGACGCCCTGGGGGGCAAGCCTGGGATATATTCTGCCAGATACGGCAGCGGCAACGGCCAAAAACTTGACGACAGCGAACGGAATACCCTGCTCCTTAAAGAACTGGGGGATACTCCCCTGCGGAGCGCACGGTTTGTCTGTTCCATGGTATTGCTTTTCAGCGAAGATCGCTTTTTCGCGGCCCAGGAAACATTGGAAGGAGAAATCGTAACCAGCCTTGAAAACGCCAAAGGAAAAGGCGGCTTCGGTTACGACCCCATACTCCGGCTGCAGGAACTGGACCGCACCGTGGCGGAGCTTGGCGCCGAGGAAAAGAACCGCCTGAGCCACCGGGGAAAGGCAGGACAGGCTATCGCGGGGATATTGGCAGAAATGACGATATCATCTTAA